The Callithrix jacchus isolate 240 chromosome X, calJac240_pri, whole genome shotgun sequence genome contains a region encoding:
- the MAGEB5 gene encoding LOW QUALITY PROTEIN: melanoma-associated antigen B5 (The sequence of the model RefSeq protein was modified relative to this genomic sequence to represent the inferred CDS: deleted 2 bases in 1 codon) — MVPSEDLGNLPPSELREPHRAPLLLAALEYICIVDMMWHTSSYDVTSKCTDLPPLNLPPPVGHLDLFYYSFSCLLSFIRIIMSQDQKIKLHTCEKLGLLEEFLLYKFKMKQPILREDMLKIVSPKYQNQFAEILRKVSEHIEVVFAVDLKKVNPTHHLYDLVSKLKLPNNGRIHAGKGLPKTGLLMTLLSVIFLKGNSANEEDTWQFLDMMQICVGKKYYLYGEPRKLITQDFVKLKYLEYCQVPSSCPAHYKSLWVTRAYSETSKMKVLEYLAKVSNIAPGTFSSRYEEALMDEEESPSQNCSQDWHYCSGQDCFEAKFNSFSQPY, encoded by the exons ATGGTCCCTAGTGAGGACTTAGGAAACCTTCCACCTTCAGAACTAAGAGAACCACACAGAGCCCCACTATTACTGGCAGCCCTGGAATACATCTGCATTGTTGACATGATGTGGCATACTTCCTCGTATGATGTCACAAGCAA GTGCACAGACCTTCCACCTCTCAACCTTCCACCTCCAGTGGGCCATCTTGATCTGTTCTACTATTCATTCTCCTGCCTGCTATCCTTTATCAGAATCATCATGTCTCAGGATCAGAAGATTAAGCTCCACACTTGTGAGAAGTTGGGTTTGTTGGAGGAGTTCCTGCTCTACAAGTTCAAAATGAAACAGCCTATTTTGAGGGAAGATATGCTGAAGATTGTCAGCCCAAAATACCAAAACCAGTTTGCTGAGATTCTCAGAAAAGTATCTGAGCACATTGAGGTTGTCTTTGCAGTTGATTTGAAGAAGGTCAACCCAACTCATCACTTATATGACCTTGTCAGCAAGCTGAAACTCCCCAACAATGGGAGGATTCATGCTGGCAAAGGGTTACCCAAGACTGGTCTCCTGATGACTCTCCTGAGTGTGATCTTCCTGAAAGGCAACAGTGCCAATGAGGAAGATACCTGGCAATTTCTGGATATGATGCAGATATGTGTTGGGAAGAAGTACTACCTCTATGGAGAGCCCAGGAAGCTCATCACTCAGGATTTTGTGAAGCTAAAGTACCTGGAGTACTGTCAGGTGCCCAGCAGTTGTCCCGCACACTATAAATCCCTGTGGGTTACAAGAGCCTATAGTGAAACCAGCAAGATGAAAGTCTTGGAATATTTGGCCAAGGTCAGTAATATTGCTCCAGGTACCTTCTCTTCACGATATGAAGAGGCTTTGATGGATGAGGAAGAA AGCCCAAGCCAGAATTGCAGCCAAGACTGGCACTACTGCAGTGGCCAAGACTGTTTTGAGGCCAAGTTCAACAGCTTCTCCCAACCCTACTGA